Sequence from the Salvelinus namaycush isolate Seneca chromosome 24, SaNama_1.0, whole genome shotgun sequence genome:
TGGGGGGAAGGTGAcacacagtggggggggggggggggggggggggcaggtgaCAGACCTTCTCCAGTATGGTTCTCTTGTATATCGTGTGACTTCCTTCCAAATCCTGTATCCTGACTCGATGATTGGAAGTCTCCTTCTCCCCCCCACTACAGGTGAAGAAGCGCCAGCAAGCTGTGGTGGGGTTCTTGGAGGCCAACCGGATCTCCTTCCAGGAGGTGGACATCACCAATGTGGAGGACAGAAGACTGTGGATGTACCAACACATCCCCCCGGAGAAACACCCAGACAAGGGCAACCCGCTGCCCCCACAGATCTTCAACGGAGACTGCTACTGTGGGGTAAGAGATAGATACCGTAGTGATCctgactaaccctaacccaggagAAACACCCAgacaagtgtaacagtataactttagtccgtccccccgacccgggcgtgaaccagggaccctctgcacacatcaacaacagtcacccacgaagcatcgttacccatcgctccacaaaagccgcggcccttgcagagcaaggggaaccactacttcaaggtctcagagcaagtgacgtcaccgattgaaaggctattagcgcgcaccaccgctaactagctaactagctagccatttcacatccgttacacaaggATAACCCGCTTCCCCCACAGCTACTGTGGGataagatggatggatggatttctGTCCAATTCCCCGCCAACACAAGAACTGGTCCTGAACCCAAACGCAGCCACGTAATGTTAATGTAGGCGTATGTGATGACGCACATACGTCTACAGGAATGGCCGCGAGACTTGCAGATGCAGCCCTCTAGCATTTAGCCTGTATTAAGTAATCTAATGTTAGCATATAGCATATAGCCTGTGTTAGTTGTTCTAATGTTAGCATGTAGCCTGAATGATCAGTTGGTGAacgagctagctaacattagctgtccTGCGCCCTGTGATGGATGAGCGAGCTAGCTAGCGGTGCTAACGTCAGCCGTCCTGTGCCCTGTGCTGAGTGTTGAatgagcgtgtgtgtgtacgcgcaaggaaacgtacagtattatacagagacaTGAGtccatggaactcccttccatctcatacagcgcaagtgaacagcaatgttaatgttttttaaatgtatgtaaattgtaaagtattttgtctgtaatgtcttttttttAACTTGTCGGACCCGAGTAAGACAAGCTGTTGCTAATGGCGATCTCAACAACAAAAATTGTGTGTGTCAGCTATTTGATCACCCGCCCGCAATTGCTAACAACCTCAACCGCCTGACTATATGTGGAAACCTGAGGCCCGCAAATATAGAAAATGCGCTATCGGCTTCAGTCAAAGACTGCAACAACAACACAAGAATTGACAGGGGCTGTAGGA
This genomic interval carries:
- the sh3bgrl2 gene encoding SH3 domain-binding glutamic acid-rich-like protein 2, translated to MMIKVYIASSSGSVAVKKRQQAVVGFLEANRISFQEVDITNVEDRRLWMYQHIPPEKHPDKGNPLPPQIFNGDCYCGDYEDFFQSKENNTVFTFLGLSSPPSVKDSES